One part of the Arabidopsis thaliana chromosome 1 sequence genome encodes these proteins:
- a CDS encoding S-locus lectin protein kinase family protein: MGKKRIVLLLFISFSYAEITKESPLSIGQTLSSSNGVYELGFFSFNNSQNQYVGIWFKGIIPRVVVWVANREKPVTDSAANLVISSSGSLLLINGKHDVVWSTGEISASKGSHAELSDYGNLMVKDNVTGRTLWESFEHLGNTLLPLSTMMYNLVTGEKRGLSSWKSYTDPSPGDFWVQITPQVPSQGFVMRGSTPYYRTGPWAKTRYTGIPQMDESYTSPFSLHQDVNGSGYFSYFERDYKLSRIMLTSEGSMKVLRYNGLDWKSSYEGPANSCDIYGVCGPFGFCVISDPPKCKCFKGFVPKSIEEWKRGNWTSGCARRTELHCQGNSTGKDANVFHTVPNIKPPDFYEYANSVDAEGCYQSCLHNCSCLAFAYIPGIGCLMWSKDLMDTMQFSAGGEILSIRLAHSELDVHKRKMTIVASTVSLTLFVILGFATFGFWRNRVKHHAHISEDAWRNDLQSQDVPGLEFFEMNTIQTATSNFSLSNKLGHGGFGSVYKARNVLSYSLFFFSVFSEDDICNFFQGKLQDGREIAVKRLSSSSEQGKQEFMNEIVLISKLQHRNLVRVLGCCVEGKEKLLIYEFMKNKSLDTFVFGSRKRLELDWPKRFDIIQGIVRGLLYLHRDSRLRVIHRDLKVSNILLDEKMNPKISDFGLARLFQGSQYQDKTRRVVGTLGYMSPEYAWTGVFSEKSDIYSFGVLLLEIISGEKISRFSYGEEGKALLAYVWECWCETRGVNLLDQALDDSSHPAEVGRCVQIGLLCVQHQPADRPNTLELLSMLTTTSDLPLPKQPTFAVHTRNDEPPSNDLMITVNEMTESVILGR, encoded by the exons atggGGAAGAAGAGGATCGTGTTGCtcttatttataagttttagcTATGCAGAGATAACAAAAGAGAGTCCTTTGTCTATAGGACAAACTCTCAGCTCCTCTAATGGAGTGTATGAACTGGGGTTCTTCAGTTTTAATAACTCCCAAAATCAGTATGTTGGAATCTGGTTCAAGGGAATCATTCCCCGGGTGGTTGTTTGGGTGGCCAATAGAGAAAAGCCTGTTACAGACTCTGCAGCAAATTTAGTTATCAGCAGCAGTGGAAGTCTTCTGTTAATTAATGGCAAACATGACGTCGTGTGGTCCACTGGAGAAATTTCTGCATCTAAGGGATCTCATGCAGAGCTTTCCGACTATGGAAATCTAATGGTCAAAGACAACGTTACAGGAAGAACTCTATGGGAAAGCTTTGAGCACCTTGGTAATACTCTACTCCCTCTCTCAACTATGATGTATAATCTCGTCACCGGTGAGAAGCGAGGGTTGAGTTCTTGGAAAAGTTATACTGATCCATCGCCTGGTGACTTTTGGGTTCAGATCACACCGCAAGTGCCATCACAGGGGTTTGTTATGCGAGGCTCGACCCCTTATTATAGAACCGGTCCATGGGCTAAAACAAGGTATACCGGGATACCACAGATGGATGAATCATATACTAGTCCATTCAGCCTACATCAGGATGTAAATGGGTCAGGATACTTTTCGTATTTTGAAAGAGACTACAAACTTTCACGTATAATGTTAACATCAGAGGGATCAATGAAGGTGTTACGGTATAATGGATTGGACTGGAAATCAAGCTACGAGGGTCCAGCCAATTCATGTGATATTTACGGCGTATGTGGgccttttggtttttgtgttatCTCAGATCCTCCAAAGTGTAAATGCTTCAAAGGTTTTGTTCCTAAATCCATTGAGGAATGGAAAAGAGGAAACTGGACAAGTGGTTGTGCGAGGCGTACCGAACTACATTGTCAAGGAAACTCTACTGGCAAAGATGCAAACGTCTTCCATACTGTTCCAAACATAAAGCCTCCAGACTTTTATGAATATGCAAATTCTGTGGATGCTGAAGGATGCTACCAAAGTTGCCTCCACAATTGTTCTTGCTTGGCCTTCGCTTATATTCCTGGAATAGGGTGCTTAATGTGGAGCAAAGACCTAATGGACACAATGCAATTTTCTGCAGGAGGAGAAATTCTTTCCATTCGTCTTGCACATTCTGAGCTAG ATGTACATAAGCGCAAGATGACCATTGTTGCTAGTACAGTGAGCCTTACCCTCTTTGTGATCTTGGGCTTTGCCACGTTTGGTTTTtggagaaacagagtaaaacatCACG CTCATATATCAGAAGATGCATGGAGGAATGATTTGCAATCACAAGACGTCCCAGGTTTAGAATTTTTTGAGATGAATACCATACAAACTGCCACCAGTAATTTCAGTCTATCAAACAAACTCGGACATGGTGGCTTTGGTTCCGTTTACAAGGCGAGAAACGTTTTATCCTATTcgctctttttcttttctgttttttctgaAGATGACATTTGCAACTTTTTTCAGGGAAAACTGCAAGATGGAAGGGAAATTGCGGTAAAACGCCTTTCTAGCAGCTCTGAGCAGGGCAAACAGGAGTTCATGAATGAAATAGTACTGATATCAAAACTCCAACACAGAAACTTGGTACGGGTTTTGGGATGCTGTGttgaaggaaaagaaaagctaTTGATTTATGAgtttatgaaaaacaaaagcctTGATACCTTTGTTTTTG GTTCAAGAAAAAGGCTCGAGCTTGATTGGCCAAAGAGATTTGATATCATTCAAGGTATTGTGCGTGGACTTCTCTATCTCCACCGTGACTCACGCCTCAGAGTAATTCACAGAGACCTGAAGGTTAGCAACATTCTTCTGGACGAGAAAATGAACCCGAAAATATCAGATTTTGGGTTGGCTCGGTTGTTTCAGGGAAGCCAATATCAGGACAAAACTCGCAGGGTTGTGGGAACTCT AGGATATATGTCTCCAGAGTATGCATGGACTGGAGTATTCTCTGAGAAATCAGACATCTACAGCTTCGGAGTTCTTCTGTTAGAAATCATCAGCGGAGAGAAGATTTCAAGGTTCAGCTATGGTGAGGAAGGAAAAGCACTTCTTGCATAT GTATGGGAATGTTGGTGTGAAACCCGAGGAGTTAATCTCTTGGACCAAGCTCTTGATGATTCTTCTCATCCAGCCGAAGTTGGAAGGTGTGTCCAGATTGGTTTGCTCTGTGTTCAACATCAACCTGCAGACAGACCAAACACACTTGAGTTGTTGTCTATGCTTACCACAACATCAGATCTTCCTCTGCCAAAACAACCCACATTTGCAGTGCACACAAGAAATGACGAACCACCGTCTAATGATTTGATGATCACTGTCAATGAGATGACAGAGTCTGTGATCCTAGGACGTTGA
- a CDS encoding S-locus lectin protein kinase family protein (S-locus lectin protein kinase family protein; FUNCTIONS IN: in 6 functions; INVOLVED IN: protein amino acid phosphorylation, recognition of pollen; LOCATED IN: endomembrane system; CONTAINS InterPro DOMAIN/s: Curculin-like (mannose-binding) lectin (InterPro:IPR001480), PAN-2 domain (InterPro:IPR013227), Apple-like (InterPro:IPR003609), Protein kinase, ATP binding site (InterPro:IPR017441), S-locus receptor kinase, C-terminal (InterPro:IPR021820), Serine/threonine-protein kinase domain (InterPro:IPR002290), Serine-threonine/tyrosine-protein kinase (InterPro:IPR001245), Protein kinase-like domain (InterPro:IPR011009), Serine/threonine-protein kinase, active site (InterPro:IPR008271), Protein kinase, catalytic domain (InterPro:IPR000719), S-locus glycoprotein (InterPro:IPR000858), Tyrosine-protein kinase, catalytic domain (InterPro:IPR020635); BEST Arabidopsis thaliana protein match is: S-locus lectin protein kinase family protein (TAIR:AT1G61400.1); Has 123186 Blast hits to 121269 proteins in 4842 species: Archae - 106; Bacteria - 13498; Metazoa - 45919; Fungi - 10210; Plants - 35088; Viruses - 427; Other Eukaryotes - 17938 (source: NCBI BLink).) translates to MGKKRIVLLLFISFSYAEITKESPLSIGQTLSSSNGVYELGFFSFNNSQNQYVGIWFKGIIPRVVVWVANREKPVTDSAANLVISSSGSLLLINGKHDVVWSTGEISASKGSHAELSDYGNLMVKDNVTGRTLWESFEHLGNTLLPLSTMMYNLVTGEKRGLSSWKSYTDPSPGDFWVQITPQVPSQGFVMRGSTPYYRTGPWAKTRYTGIPQMDESYTSPFSLHQDVNGSGYFSYFERDYKLSRIMLTSEGSMKVLRYNGLDWKSSYEGPANSCDIYGVCGPFGFCVISDPPKCKCFKGFVPKSIEEWKRGNWTSGCARRTELHCQGNSTGKDANVFHTVPNIKPPDFYEYANSVDAEGCYQSCLHNCSCLAFAYIPGIGCLMWSKDLMDTMQFSAGGEILSIRLAHSELDVHKRKMTIVASTVSLTLFVILGFATFGFWRNRVKHHDAWRNDLQSQDVPGLEFFEMNTIQTATSNFSLSNKLGHGGFGSVYKGKLQDGREIAVKRLSSSSEQGKQEFMNEIVLISKLQHRNLVRVLGCCVEGKEKLLIYEFMKNKSLDTFVFGSRKRLELDWPKRFDIIQGIVRGLLYLHRDSRLRVIHRDLKVSNILLDEKMNPKISDFGLARLFQGSQYQDKTRRVVGTLGYMSPEYAWTGVFSEKSDIYSFGVLLLEIISGEKISRFSYGEEGKALLAYVWECWCETRGVNLLDQALDDSSHPAEVGRCVQIGLLCVQHQPADRPNTLELLSMLTTTSDLPLPKQPTFAVHTRNDEPPSNDLMITVNEMTESVILGR, encoded by the exons atggGGAAGAAGAGGATCGTGTTGCtcttatttataagttttagcTATGCAGAGATAACAAAAGAGAGTCCTTTGTCTATAGGACAAACTCTCAGCTCCTCTAATGGAGTGTATGAACTGGGGTTCTTCAGTTTTAATAACTCCCAAAATCAGTATGTTGGAATCTGGTTCAAGGGAATCATTCCCCGGGTGGTTGTTTGGGTGGCCAATAGAGAAAAGCCTGTTACAGACTCTGCAGCAAATTTAGTTATCAGCAGCAGTGGAAGTCTTCTGTTAATTAATGGCAAACATGACGTCGTGTGGTCCACTGGAGAAATTTCTGCATCTAAGGGATCTCATGCAGAGCTTTCCGACTATGGAAATCTAATGGTCAAAGACAACGTTACAGGAAGAACTCTATGGGAAAGCTTTGAGCACCTTGGTAATACTCTACTCCCTCTCTCAACTATGATGTATAATCTCGTCACCGGTGAGAAGCGAGGGTTGAGTTCTTGGAAAAGTTATACTGATCCATCGCCTGGTGACTTTTGGGTTCAGATCACACCGCAAGTGCCATCACAGGGGTTTGTTATGCGAGGCTCGACCCCTTATTATAGAACCGGTCCATGGGCTAAAACAAGGTATACCGGGATACCACAGATGGATGAATCATATACTAGTCCATTCAGCCTACATCAGGATGTAAATGGGTCAGGATACTTTTCGTATTTTGAAAGAGACTACAAACTTTCACGTATAATGTTAACATCAGAGGGATCAATGAAGGTGTTACGGTATAATGGATTGGACTGGAAATCAAGCTACGAGGGTCCAGCCAATTCATGTGATATTTACGGCGTATGTGGgccttttggtttttgtgttatCTCAGATCCTCCAAAGTGTAAATGCTTCAAAGGTTTTGTTCCTAAATCCATTGAGGAATGGAAAAGAGGAAACTGGACAAGTGGTTGTGCGAGGCGTACCGAACTACATTGTCAAGGAAACTCTACTGGCAAAGATGCAAACGTCTTCCATACTGTTCCAAACATAAAGCCTCCAGACTTTTATGAATATGCAAATTCTGTGGATGCTGAAGGATGCTACCAAAGTTGCCTCCACAATTGTTCTTGCTTGGCCTTCGCTTATATTCCTGGAATAGGGTGCTTAATGTGGAGCAAAGACCTAATGGACACAATGCAATTTTCTGCAGGAGGAGAAATTCTTTCCATTCGTCTTGCACATTCTGAGCTAG ATGTACATAAGCGCAAGATGACCATTGTTGCTAGTACAGTGAGCCTTACCCTCTTTGTGATCTTGGGCTTTGCCACGTTTGGTTTTtggagaaacagagtaaaacatCACG ATGCATGGAGGAATGATTTGCAATCACAAGACGTCCCAGGTTTAGAATTTTTTGAGATGAATACCATACAAACTGCCACCAGTAATTTCAGTCTATCAAACAAACTCGGACATGGTGGCTTTGGTTCCGTTTACAAG GGAAAACTGCAAGATGGAAGGGAAATTGCGGTAAAACGCCTTTCTAGCAGCTCTGAGCAGGGCAAACAGGAGTTCATGAATGAAATAGTACTGATATCAAAACTCCAACACAGAAACTTGGTACGGGTTTTGGGATGCTGTGttgaaggaaaagaaaagctaTTGATTTATGAgtttatgaaaaacaaaagcctTGATACCTTTGTTTTTG GTTCAAGAAAAAGGCTCGAGCTTGATTGGCCAAAGAGATTTGATATCATTCAAGGTATTGTGCGTGGACTTCTCTATCTCCACCGTGACTCACGCCTCAGAGTAATTCACAGAGACCTGAAGGTTAGCAACATTCTTCTGGACGAGAAAATGAACCCGAAAATATCAGATTTTGGGTTGGCTCGGTTGTTTCAGGGAAGCCAATATCAGGACAAAACTCGCAGGGTTGTGGGAACTCT AGGATATATGTCTCCAGAGTATGCATGGACTGGAGTATTCTCTGAGAAATCAGACATCTACAGCTTCGGAGTTCTTCTGTTAGAAATCATCAGCGGAGAGAAGATTTCAAGGTTCAGCTATGGTGAGGAAGGAAAAGCACTTCTTGCATAT GTATGGGAATGTTGGTGTGAAACCCGAGGAGTTAATCTCTTGGACCAAGCTCTTGATGATTCTTCTCATCCAGCCGAAGTTGGAAGGTGTGTCCAGATTGGTTTGCTCTGTGTTCAACATCAACCTGCAGACAGACCAAACACACTTGAGTTGTTGTCTATGCTTACCACAACATCAGATCTTCCTCTGCCAAAACAACCCACATTTGCAGTGCACACAAGAAATGACGAACCACCGTCTAATGATTTGATGATCACTGTCAATGAGATGACAGAGTCTGTGATCCTAGGACGTTGA
- a CDS encoding S-locus lectin protein kinase family protein, producing MGKKRIVLLLFISFSYAEITKESPLSIGQTLSSSNGVYELGFFSFNNSQNQYVGIWFKGIIPRVVVWVANREKPVTDSAANLVISSSGSLLLINGKHDVVWSTGEISASKGSHAELSDYGNLMVKDNVTGRTLWESFEHLGNTLLPLSTMMYNLVTGEKRGLSSWKSYTDPSPGDFWVQITPQVPSQGFVMRGSTPYYRTGPWAKTRYTGIPQMDESYTSPFSLHQDVNGSGYFSYFERDYKLSRIMLTSEGSMKVLRYNGLDWKSSYEGPANSCDIYGVCGPFGFCVISDPPKCKCFKGFVPKSIEEWKRGNWTSGCARRTELHCQGNSTGKDANVFHTVPNIKPPDFYEYANSVDAEGCYQSCLHNCSCLAFAYIPGIGCLMWSKDLMDTMQFSAGGEILSIRLAHSELDVHKRKMTIVASTVSLTLFVILGFATFGFWRNRVKHHAHISEDAWRNDLQSQDVPGLEFFEMNTIQTATSNFSLSNKLGHGGFGSVYKGKLQDGREIAVKRLSSSSEQGKQEFMNEIVLISKLQHRNLVRVLGCCVEGKEKLLIYEFMKNKSLDTFVFGSRKRLELDWPKRFDIIQGIVRGLLYLHRDSRLRVIHRDLKVSNILLDEKMNPKISDFGLARLFQGSQYQDKTRRVVGTLGYMSPEYAWTGVFSEKSDIYSFGVLLLEIISGEKISRFSYGEEGKALLAYVWECWCETRGVNLLDQALDDSSHPAEVGRCVQIGLLCVQHQPADRPNTLELLSMLTTTSDLPLPKQPTFAVHTRNDEPPSNDLMITVNEMTESVILGR from the exons atggGGAAGAAGAGGATCGTGTTGCtcttatttataagttttagcTATGCAGAGATAACAAAAGAGAGTCCTTTGTCTATAGGACAAACTCTCAGCTCCTCTAATGGAGTGTATGAACTGGGGTTCTTCAGTTTTAATAACTCCCAAAATCAGTATGTTGGAATCTGGTTCAAGGGAATCATTCCCCGGGTGGTTGTTTGGGTGGCCAATAGAGAAAAGCCTGTTACAGACTCTGCAGCAAATTTAGTTATCAGCAGCAGTGGAAGTCTTCTGTTAATTAATGGCAAACATGACGTCGTGTGGTCCACTGGAGAAATTTCTGCATCTAAGGGATCTCATGCAGAGCTTTCCGACTATGGAAATCTAATGGTCAAAGACAACGTTACAGGAAGAACTCTATGGGAAAGCTTTGAGCACCTTGGTAATACTCTACTCCCTCTCTCAACTATGATGTATAATCTCGTCACCGGTGAGAAGCGAGGGTTGAGTTCTTGGAAAAGTTATACTGATCCATCGCCTGGTGACTTTTGGGTTCAGATCACACCGCAAGTGCCATCACAGGGGTTTGTTATGCGAGGCTCGACCCCTTATTATAGAACCGGTCCATGGGCTAAAACAAGGTATACCGGGATACCACAGATGGATGAATCATATACTAGTCCATTCAGCCTACATCAGGATGTAAATGGGTCAGGATACTTTTCGTATTTTGAAAGAGACTACAAACTTTCACGTATAATGTTAACATCAGAGGGATCAATGAAGGTGTTACGGTATAATGGATTGGACTGGAAATCAAGCTACGAGGGTCCAGCCAATTCATGTGATATTTACGGCGTATGTGGgccttttggtttttgtgttatCTCAGATCCTCCAAAGTGTAAATGCTTCAAAGGTTTTGTTCCTAAATCCATTGAGGAATGGAAAAGAGGAAACTGGACAAGTGGTTGTGCGAGGCGTACCGAACTACATTGTCAAGGAAACTCTACTGGCAAAGATGCAAACGTCTTCCATACTGTTCCAAACATAAAGCCTCCAGACTTTTATGAATATGCAAATTCTGTGGATGCTGAAGGATGCTACCAAAGTTGCCTCCACAATTGTTCTTGCTTGGCCTTCGCTTATATTCCTGGAATAGGGTGCTTAATGTGGAGCAAAGACCTAATGGACACAATGCAATTTTCTGCAGGAGGAGAAATTCTTTCCATTCGTCTTGCACATTCTGAGCTAG ATGTACATAAGCGCAAGATGACCATTGTTGCTAGTACAGTGAGCCTTACCCTCTTTGTGATCTTGGGCTTTGCCACGTTTGGTTTTtggagaaacagagtaaaacatCACG CTCATATATCAGAAGATGCATGGAGGAATGATTTGCAATCACAAGACGTCCCAGGTTTAGAATTTTTTGAGATGAATACCATACAAACTGCCACCAGTAATTTCAGTCTATCAAACAAACTCGGACATGGTGGCTTTGGTTCCGTTTACAAG GGAAAACTGCAAGATGGAAGGGAAATTGCGGTAAAACGCCTTTCTAGCAGCTCTGAGCAGGGCAAACAGGAGTTCATGAATGAAATAGTACTGATATCAAAACTCCAACACAGAAACTTGGTACGGGTTTTGGGATGCTGTGttgaaggaaaagaaaagctaTTGATTTATGAgtttatgaaaaacaaaagcctTGATACCTTTGTTTTTG GTTCAAGAAAAAGGCTCGAGCTTGATTGGCCAAAGAGATTTGATATCATTCAAGGTATTGTGCGTGGACTTCTCTATCTCCACCGTGACTCACGCCTCAGAGTAATTCACAGAGACCTGAAGGTTAGCAACATTCTTCTGGACGAGAAAATGAACCCGAAAATATCAGATTTTGGGTTGGCTCGGTTGTTTCAGGGAAGCCAATATCAGGACAAAACTCGCAGGGTTGTGGGAACTCT AGGATATATGTCTCCAGAGTATGCATGGACTGGAGTATTCTCTGAGAAATCAGACATCTACAGCTTCGGAGTTCTTCTGTTAGAAATCATCAGCGGAGAGAAGATTTCAAGGTTCAGCTATGGTGAGGAAGGAAAAGCACTTCTTGCATAT GTATGGGAATGTTGGTGTGAAACCCGAGGAGTTAATCTCTTGGACCAAGCTCTTGATGATTCTTCTCATCCAGCCGAAGTTGGAAGGTGTGTCCAGATTGGTTTGCTCTGTGTTCAACATCAACCTGCAGACAGACCAAACACACTTGAGTTGTTGTCTATGCTTACCACAACATCAGATCTTCCTCTGCCAAAACAACCCACATTTGCAGTGCACACAAGAAATGACGAACCACCGTCTAATGATTTGATGATCACTGTCAATGAGATGACAGAGTCTGTGATCCTAGGACGTTGA